The Candidatus Polarisedimenticolaceae bacterium genome has a window encoding:
- a CDS encoding protein kinase — translation MSSSITPGTRLGPYEIVDRLGAGGMGEVWRAKDSRLGRDVAIKVLPPLVAADAERLQRFHREAQVLASLNHPNVGAIYGVEEIGGSPALVLELIEGPTLADRISKGPLLLDEAVAIARQIADALEYAHDRGVVHRDLKPANVKLDAEGRAKVLDFGLAKAVAGDPSGRSDPALSMSPTITSLGTMAGALLGTAAYMSPEQARGASVDRRADIWAFGALFWEMLTGKRLFEGETVSDTLAAVLRAPVEYDSIPPSVPPSLRRLIARCLDRDPKKRLRDIGEARILLENVGKEPESEPPAASFAPAPRPRWFALLPWTVAAASVAALVGVKLLSRPAESPQLSTRFEMTRPAKLQGMSWPMLAPDGRTIAFQGFGADGTGGMIWIRPLDAFEAYPLSGTEGAGRPFWSPDSRHLAFFASGQLRKIPVAGGPTQMICECTGADGSWGIDGTILFDGSATDGIRSVPASGGVPTQVVPAGGEGQLRLAAWPRLLPDGRHFLFLGRERDDVSAENMILVGTLGETEHRALVPTKSRVDFANGRLVYILQDTLVSQRLDMDRLEVRGDPVPIVSGIMASGGRANFSLSARGDLVYMAAAEQGRAELVWVDRSGKEIGKVGPPDRYLELALSPDGTRVAYGLSDDKGEPDVWVRDLRRNAVARITNQSGTDNWPVWSADGTQVYFASNRSGAKYLVYRRSATGTGPEDVIFEPERGGAGPADVSTDGRHLTLVRSNTGAQFDIVTIPADGKGAPVSVAADKANEGAAQFSPDGRFIAYSSDESGRTEIYVQTFPPSGQKWTVSNSGGFQPRWRADGRELFYLGADAEMTSVPLMLGSSFEAGLPETLFGTRVRTGGTLTGLYDVTADGQRFLLNTPTGETAPTPFSVVLNAVQP, via the coding sequence ATGAGCTCGTCCATTACGCCCGGCACCCGTCTCGGTCCCTACGAAATCGTCGACCGCCTCGGGGCCGGCGGCATGGGCGAGGTCTGGCGGGCGAAGGACAGCCGGCTCGGCCGCGACGTCGCGATCAAGGTCCTCCCGCCGCTGGTGGCCGCCGATGCGGAGCGACTCCAGAGGTTCCATCGTGAGGCGCAGGTCCTGGCCTCGCTCAACCACCCGAACGTCGGCGCGATCTACGGCGTGGAGGAGATCGGCGGCTCCCCGGCCCTCGTGCTCGAGCTGATCGAGGGCCCGACCCTCGCCGACCGCATCTCGAAGGGACCGCTCCTCCTCGACGAGGCCGTCGCGATCGCGCGACAGATCGCCGACGCGCTCGAGTACGCGCACGACCGCGGCGTCGTCCACCGCGACCTCAAGCCCGCCAACGTGAAGCTCGACGCCGAGGGGCGCGCGAAGGTCCTCGACTTCGGCCTCGCCAAGGCGGTGGCGGGCGACCCCTCCGGGCGCAGCGATCCGGCGCTGTCGATGTCCCCGACGATCACCTCGCTCGGCACCATGGCCGGCGCGCTCCTCGGCACCGCCGCGTACATGAGCCCCGAGCAGGCCCGCGGCGCCTCCGTCGACCGCCGCGCGGACATCTGGGCCTTCGGCGCATTGTTCTGGGAGATGCTCACCGGCAAGCGCCTGTTCGAGGGGGAGACGGTCTCCGACACCCTCGCCGCGGTCCTTCGCGCACCGGTCGAATACGACTCCATTCCACCGAGCGTACCGCCTTCGCTGCGCAGGCTGATCGCCCGCTGCCTCGACCGCGACCCGAAAAAGCGCCTTCGCGACATCGGCGAGGCGCGGATCCTCCTCGAGAACGTCGGGAAGGAACCCGAGTCGGAGCCGCCGGCCGCGAGCTTCGCCCCGGCCCCGCGCCCGCGATGGTTCGCCCTGCTGCCCTGGACGGTCGCCGCGGCGTCGGTCGCCGCGCTCGTCGGCGTGAAGCTCCTCTCCCGCCCCGCGGAGTCTCCTCAGCTTTCGACGCGGTTCGAGATGACGCGCCCCGCGAAGCTCCAGGGGATGAGCTGGCCGATGCTCGCTCCGGACGGCCGGACGATCGCCTTCCAGGGATTCGGCGCCGACGGCACGGGAGGCATGATCTGGATCCGCCCCCTCGACGCCTTCGAGGCGTACCCGTTGAGCGGAACCGAGGGAGCGGGCCGTCCGTTCTGGTCCCCCGACAGCCGCCACCTCGCTTTCTTCGCGAGCGGCCAGCTCCGCAAGATCCCGGTGGCCGGCGGCCCGACGCAGATGATCTGCGAGTGCACCGGGGCCGACGGCTCGTGGGGCATCGACGGCACGATCCTCTTCGACGGCTCGGCAACCGACGGCATCCGGAGCGTCCCGGCGTCGGGGGGCGTTCCGACCCAGGTCGTTCCCGCGGGGGGAGAAGGGCAGCTGCGTCTCGCGGCCTGGCCCCGCCTTCTTCCCGACGGCCGTCACTTCCTGTTCCTGGGGAGAGAACGCGACGACGTCAGCGCCGAGAACATGATCCTGGTCGGCACCCTGGGGGAGACGGAGCACCGCGCGCTCGTCCCCACGAAGTCGCGGGTGGATTTCGCGAACGGCCGACTCGTCTACATCCTGCAGGACACGCTGGTCTCGCAACGCCTCGACATGGACCGCCTCGAAGTGCGCGGCGATCCCGTGCCGATCGTCTCGGGGATCATGGCCTCGGGGGGGCGCGCCAACTTCTCGCTCTCCGCGCGAGGCGACCTCGTCTACATGGCCGCGGCGGAGCAGGGGCGGGCCGAGCTCGTCTGGGTCGATCGGAGCGGGAAGGAGATCGGCAAGGTCGGCCCTCCCGATCGGTATCTCGAGCTTGCGCTTTCCCCCGACGGAACGCGCGTCGCGTACGGCCTCTCGGACGACAAGGGCGAGCCGGACGTCTGGGTTCGCGATCTGCGGCGGAACGCGGTCGCGCGCATCACGAATCAGTCGGGGACCGACAACTGGCCGGTGTGGTCCGCGGACGGCACGCAGGTCTACTTCGCCTCGAATCGATCGGGGGCGAAGTACCTCGTCTACCGGCGATCCGCGACCGGCACCGGACCGGAGGACGTCATCTTCGAACCCGAGCGCGGCGGCGCCGGCCCGGCCGACGTCTCCACCGACGGACGTCACCTCACGCTCGTGCGGAGCAACACCGGAGCCCAGTTCGACATCGTCACCATTCCCGCGGACGGGAAGGGGGCGCCCGTCAGCGTTGCCGCGGACAAGGCCAACGAGGGGGCGGCGCAGTTCTCCCCCGACGGCCGATTCATCGCCTACTCCTCGGACGAGAGCGGGAGGACCGAGATCTACGTCCAGACCTTCCCGCCGTCGGGGCAGAAGTGGACGGTCTCGAACTCGGGAGGATTCCAGCCGCGCTGGCGGGCCGACGGCAGAGAGCTGTTCTACCTCGGCGCCGACGCCGAAATGACGTCGGTACCGCTGATGCTCGGGTCGAGCTTCGAGGCGGGCCTCCCCGAGACGTTGTTCGGCACACGCGTTCGCACCGGGGGGACGCTGACGGGGTTGTACGACGTCACCGCCGACGGGCAGCGCTTCCTGCTCAACACGCCGACCGGCGAGACCGCG